A window of Venenivibrio stagnispumantis genomic DNA:
TTTGCAAATCCAAGAGTATTTAATGTTCCAAGGGAGTTTACTTTCATTGTCTGAATAGGATAATTCAAATAATCTACCGGACTTGCGGGACAGGCAAAATGTAAAACTATATCTATCTTTTTATCTATATAAATATAATTTACAACATTATAATGGATAAAATGAAAATTTTTATTTTTCAGCAAATGGGCTATATTTTCCTGTTTGCCAGTAAGAAAGTTATCTAAACCTATTACATAAAAGCCTTCTGATAAAAATTTTTCTGCTAAATAACTTCCTATAAATCCAGCTACACCGGTAATAAGAATATTCAAGATAAAAGTTTTAAAGCCTCTTCTACGCTAAGTCCTTCGTGAACTATTTTAGATAATACATTTGTTATTTTAGCTACATTTTCATGCTGGAATATATTTCTTCCTATGGATAAACCGGCACATCCTGCTACTACTACTGCATCATAAACCATTTTTAAAAGAGCTTCATCTGTATCTGTTTTTGGACCTCCGGCTATAACTACTGGTACAGGACAGCCTTCTACGACTTCTCTAAATGTTTCAGGATTTCCGGTATAAGGAACTTTTACAATATCTGCTCCAAGCTCTGCTGCAACTCTTGCAATATGAGCTATAGCCTTTGGGTCATAAGGATTTTTTACCTCGGGTCCTCTATAATACATCATTGCAAGTAAAGGCATTTGCCATTCTTCACATCTTTTAGATACTTCTCCAAAATCTTTAAGCATCTGTTTTTCATCTTCTGCACCTATATTTACATGGATAGAAACTCCATCTGCACCAAGTTTTATAGCTTCTTCTACTGTGCAAACTAAAACTTTATCATTTTTTCTTAATGATAAATCTGTTGAAGCAGACATATGAACAATTAAACCTAAATCTTTGCCTTTTCCTCTATGTCCGGCTCTTACCATACCTTTATGGAGAATAATTGCATTTGCTCCACCTTCTGCTATCTGATTTATTGTTTCTTTCAAATCTATTATTCCTTTTATTGGACCGGAGCTAACACCATGATCCATAGGAACCATAACTGTTTTTCCGGTTTCTCTATTTATAATTCTTTCCAATCTAACCTTTTTTCCAATTGACATTTAAAAAAACCTCCATTTTAAAAATCTTTTCTTATATTTTATCAAAAAATGATAGAATTTTCTTTTTTATTTGGTATTTTGCAGTAACAATAGGTGCGTTAATATTTTCCTTTATAAATTTTATTGTGCTTTCAATTTCTTTTAATTTTTCTTCCGTAAGCCTTCTTTCATTTATCACATAACCTTTAATGAGGTAGTTTTTAAAACATCAGTTGACCTCATATGAATTTTATATAAAAGCTCCCTTTACAGGGAGCCATATAAATCTAATCTGTTTTATTTTAAACTTTGAGGAGTTTTAATTCTTATTATTTCTTTTTCTCCATCTTCTTTGATAACTTCAACCAATTTTAATCCATCAATATCTTCTTCTACATATATTTCTTTTGGTTTTGGAATGATATGGGTATGATGTTCTGCTTCTACTACAAACTCATCATCTTTTGGGTCATAAAATAAGCCTACCAATGGTTGTGCTTCTGTTTCCACTTGGTCTCCTATTTCTTCATTTACTATTTCAATTTCTACTAATCTTGCACCTAAATTTTTTGAAACATTGTCAAAAAACTTCTCCCATTCTTGCTTTTCTAACTTTCTTACCATCTTTGTCCTCCTTTTTTTTGATTTTTTTTGTTACTGCTATTATTTTATAATAAGATTAATTTTAAGATAGTCAAGAGGAAATAATGAAAATTAAACCTATTCCGGATGAAGTTATAAATAAGATAGCTGCCGGAGAAGTAGTTGAAAGACCGGCAAATGTTTTAAAAGAATTAATAGAAAATTCCATAGATGCAAATGCTAATAAGATAGAAATTTTTATTGAAAAAGGCGGAAAGAAATTAATCTCGGTAAAAGATAATGGAGAAGGAATATTTCAGGAAGATATGATAAATGCAGTTAAAAGACATTTTAGCTCAAAGATAGAAAAAGAAGAAGATTTATATAGTTTAAAAAGTTATGGATTTAGAGGGGAAGCCCTTGCTTCTATATCTTCTGTTTCAAAATTAAGAATAACTTCAAGAACAATACAGCAGCCGGTAGGTAGCCAACTTTATATAGAAGGAGGGAAATTTAAATATTTAAATCAGACTGCTTCTCCTCTCGGAACAAAAATAGATGTAGAAGATTTATTTTTTAATACACCGGCAAGATTAAAATTTTTAAAATCTGACAATACAGAACTTCAACATATAATAAATATTTTTAGCTATTATGCAATTCTACATTCTGATAAATATTTTAGATTGGTTATTGATAAAAAAGAAGTCTATAATCTTTATCCATCTACCTTAGAAGATAGAATTGGATTATTATTTTCATCAAATTTTGCAAAAGATTTAGTTGTAATAGATTATGAAAATGAAAAAGGGAAAATATATGGTTTTGTAGATATTAATCTCAAAAACAAAAAAAATTTTATATTTGTAAATAAAAGACCGGTAAAAAACCAACTTATCTCAAAAACTGTAAAAAATTTAATCGGAGAAAAAGGTTATATTCTGTTTTTTGAATTTCCGAGCTTTTTTGTTGATTATAATGTCCATCCTTCTAAAATGGAAATTAAATTTTCTGATGATACTGCTGTTTCTAATTTGATAAAAGAAGCATTTTCAATTAGCTTAAATCCTTTTAAAAAAGAAAGAAAAGAAATCAGTTTTTCTTTAAATCAGCAAATTTCAAAATATAAAACAGATAAATTTGATATACTCGGTCAGATAGAAGATAGCTTTATTGTAGGATATTATAAAGGTGATTTATATATTTTAGATCAGCATGTAGTAAATGAAAGAATTTTGTATGAAAAATTTATAAAAGATAGTAAAGAGTTTTTATCTTCAAAAAACTTAAAAAATCCAATTAAATTAGAGTTATCACCACAAGGAAAATTTAATTTTGAGATATTAAAAGAAAATCTTGAAAAAGTAGGATACAGATTTGATGAAAATATGAATATCTTATCTATTCCGGAAAAACTTACACAAACAGAAAGCTATAATATTTTGATAGAAATTTTAGAAAGTGGAGAAAAAGATATTGAAAAGTTAATAAAAAAGATTGCAGAAAAACTATCTTGCCATTATTCTATAACTGCCGGAGATAAACTAAGAAAAGAAGAAGCAGAAAAGCTAATAAAAGAATGGATAGAAACGGAAAATCCGATTCTCTGTCCTCATGGAAGACCGATTTATTATAAAATTCCTGTAGAAGAAATAAAAAAATATGTAGGAAGGAGTTAAAATGCAGGTTCTTGATATAGATGCAAAAAAACAGATTTTAAATAACTATTTTGAGAAAAAAAATGAGTTAATAAGAAAACATTATGCCGGAGAAAATGCCCTTGATATAGTAAATCAACTTTCTGACTTAACCGATGAAACTATAAAAGCTTTTGCTAATTTATCTTTTCCGGATATTAACAAGATAGCAATTGTTGTTCTTGGTGGTTATGGTAGAAGAGAGCTTTGTTTTAAATCTGATATAGATATTGCCCTTGTGTATGATGCAGATGATATAAAAGAGTTAGAAGCCGGTATAGAGAGCTTTTATTACTCATTGTTAGATTTAAAAGTAGACCTGGGATTTTCGCCAAGAAATATAAAAACATTTTTAGATTTATCAAAACAGGATTTAACAATAACAACTGCTTTACTTCAAGGTAGATTTTTATGTGGAAATCCGGAGATTTATGAGAGATTAATCTCAAAATTTAAAAAAGTTATAAAAGCAAAGAAAGAAGCCTATATAGAAGCTACTTTAAAATCAAGAAAAGTAAGGTACCAATCTACCGGAAGCAGTATCTATATGATGGAACCACATATAAAAGAAGGAGAAGGTGGATTAAGAGATTTTCACGAAGTTTATTGGATAGCAAAAGTTTTAGAGCCGGATTTTAAAGATTATAAATCTTTTGTAGAAAAAAAATATATCTTGGAAGAAGATTATAAAGAATTGATGAATGCTTACGAATTTTTATTAAGAATAAGAAATCAGATGCATCTACTTTGCAATAAAAAATGTGATGTTCTTGTTTTTCCACTTCAAGAAGAAGTAGCAAAAAAACTCGGATATGTTAAAGATATAAATGATTATGAATCTATAAGAGAAAGCGTTGAAGAAATGATGAAACTTTATTATCTAAATGCAAAATCTATAAACAGCATAACTAAAAGAATATTAAAAATACTACTTAAAAAAGAAGAATATGAAGTTTTTGAGCCAATAGATGATTTGTTTATAAAAACATCTTCTGAGATAGATATTATCAATGAAGAAAAATTTGAAAAAGATGATTTAAATATATTAAAAGCTTTTAAATATTATAAAAAATATGGATTAGATTTTTCACCAAAACTTGAATATTTACTTCGTAAAAATGAAAGAAAATTAAAAAATAAACAATTAACAGAAGAGATGAAAAATATTATCAGAGAATTATTTAGCGATGTATCAAACTTGCCAAAAACCCTTAGAAAGATGCAAGAACTTTACATTTTAGATGATTTAATACCGGAATTTGGCTATCAAAGATGCCATTTTCAATACGACCATTATCATAAATACACAACAGATGCCCATGCAATAAAATCTGTGGAAGAGCTTGAAAATTTAAGGCAGTTAGACTCTCCTGAAAAAAAACAGATGTATGAATTATACAAAGATATAAAAAGAAAAGATTTATTAATTTGGGCTATATTTTTACACGATATAGGAAAAGGTCATAAACAAGACCATAGTATTCTTGGCTCTCAAATGGCAAGAGAAATCCTTGAAAGATTTGGATATAATAGTGCAGATTCAAAAGTTGTTTCAGAGCTTGTATTACATCATCTTGATATGGCTCATATATCCCAACGCAGAAATCTAAATGAACCAAAAGTTATTGAAGATTTTGTAAAGATAGTAAAAAATAAAGAAGTTCTAAAAATGCTTACAGTTTTAACATGGTGTGATGCCAATGCAGTTGCACCAAATGT
This region includes:
- a CDS encoding 2-amino-3,7-dideoxy-D-threo-hept-6-ulosonate synthase, coding for MSIGKKVRLERIINRETGKTVMVPMDHGVSSGPIKGIIDLKETINQIAEGGANAIILHKGMVRAGHRGKGKDLGLIVHMSASTDLSLRKNDKVLVCTVEEAIKLGADGVSIHVNIGAEDEKQMLKDFGEVSKRCEEWQMPLLAMMYYRGPEVKNPYDPKAIAHIARVAAELGADIVKVPYTGNPETFREVVEGCPVPVVIAGGPKTDTDEALLKMVYDAVVVAGCAGLSIGRNIFQHENVAKITNVLSKIVHEGLSVEEALKLLS
- a CDS encoding DUF5335 domain-containing protein is translated as MVRKLEKQEWEKFFDNVSKNLGARLVEIEIVNEEIGDQVETEAQPLVGLFYDPKDDEFVVEAEHHTHIIPKPKEIYVEEDIDGLKLVEVIKEDGEKEIIRIKTPQSLK
- the mutL gene encoding DNA mismatch repair endonuclease MutL, encoding MKIKPIPDEVINKIAAGEVVERPANVLKELIENSIDANANKIEIFIEKGGKKLISVKDNGEGIFQEDMINAVKRHFSSKIEKEEDLYSLKSYGFRGEALASISSVSKLRITSRTIQQPVGSQLYIEGGKFKYLNQTASPLGTKIDVEDLFFNTPARLKFLKSDNTELQHIINIFSYYAILHSDKYFRLVIDKKEVYNLYPSTLEDRIGLLFSSNFAKDLVVIDYENEKGKIYGFVDINLKNKKNFIFVNKRPVKNQLISKTVKNLIGEKGYILFFEFPSFFVDYNVHPSKMEIKFSDDTAVSNLIKEAFSISLNPFKKERKEISFSLNQQISKYKTDKFDILGQIEDSFIVGYYKGDLYILDQHVVNERILYEKFIKDSKEFLSSKNLKNPIKLELSPQGKFNFEILKENLEKVGYRFDENMNILSIPEKLTQTESYNILIEILESGEKDIEKLIKKIAEKLSCHYSITAGDKLRKEEAEKLIKEWIETENPILCPHGRPIYYKIPVEEIKKYVGRS
- the glnD gene encoding [protein-PII] uridylyltransferase; this translates as MQVLDIDAKKQILNNYFEKKNELIRKHYAGENALDIVNQLSDLTDETIKAFANLSFPDINKIAIVVLGGYGRRELCFKSDIDIALVYDADDIKELEAGIESFYYSLLDLKVDLGFSPRNIKTFLDLSKQDLTITTALLQGRFLCGNPEIYERLISKFKKVIKAKKEAYIEATLKSRKVRYQSTGSSIYMMEPHIKEGEGGLRDFHEVYWIAKVLEPDFKDYKSFVEKKYILEEDYKELMNAYEFLLRIRNQMHLLCNKKCDVLVFPLQEEVAKKLGYVKDINDYESIRESVEEMMKLYYLNAKSINSITKRILKILLKKEEYEVFEPIDDLFIKTSSEIDIINEEKFEKDDLNILKAFKYYKKYGLDFSPKLEYLLRKNERKLKNKQLTEEMKNIIRELFSDVSNLPKTLRKMQELYILDDLIPEFGYQRCHFQYDHYHKYTTDAHAIKSVEELENLRQLDSPEKKQMYELYKDIKRKDLLIWAIFLHDIGKGHKQDHSILGSQMAREILERFGYNSADSKVVSELVLHHLDMAHISQRRNLNEPKVIEDFVKIVKNKEVLKMLTVLTWCDANAVAPNVWNDWKNALLWELYYKTLEVFEKGVSAEEIFSLKLKEKREKLKLLLTAEIGEERANYHLNRFSDYYIVSVMLDDAVKHILMEEDILKNNKKFAYSFEEKTGAGFSEVSIVIKDIENPLLIITGILTSLNINILSVYSYTRKDNIVVIDLQISTSLYESIDENKFNQFLNILQKILNNELTLEDIMKKRQKGFRPSIIPPPTFVKIDNESSEIYTIFDVSAEDRIGLLFDIIKVFSDFDIYVHLAKVSTQGTRARDAFYVRSKEKTKINDKELLQNIKEKLLQVIKV